The Eriocheir sinensis breed Jianghai 21 chromosome 29, ASM2467909v1, whole genome shotgun sequence genomic interval GCCGCGAGACTGATGTTGACCCATCCTTCCTTCGGCAGCCAAAGAAGAGTCGCTGTCACAGAGCCTTGGCGGCGAGTCTGGACAGGGCGCCTTGACCCCCCCACTAGGAGGCGTGGAGCTTTCTGGACCAGACCCAGCGACACCCTCGTGCTCGCAGCAGTGCACCCGCATCTTCCTGCCCGTGTGCGGCAGTGACGGCGTCACATACAACAACCTGTGCCTGCTGCAGATCGTCGACTGTGAGAACAAAGCTGCCGGCGGCCCGGGCGTCTCCGTCACCGCGGAGGGAGCGTGTGGTGAGTGTCTTGTGTGTCCCCTTGGCGGGAAGATCTTTCGACCCTgagtttctttctgttcctcctcgaGGGCCTTCCCTGAGCCCTTCGAGTGTCCGTGACTGTATGCCTCACAACGCCTCCTGACTGTTCGTTCTCCTACAGACAAGGCGGCCGGTGTGGACGCCTTGCAGGTGGGCCCGACGACCTCGTGCTCGCAGCAGTGTACCCGCATCTTCCTGCCCGTGTGCGGCAGCGACGGCGTCACCTACAACAACCTGTGCCTGTTGGAGATCGCCAACTGCGAGAACAAAGCCGCGGGTGGTGCGGGCGTGACCGTTGCCGCGGAGGGCGCGTGTGGTGAGTGTCTGAGTAAAGAGGGGCGGGGCTCCTGGCAGCAGGGCAGGGCATGAGGGGAGGGGTGCAGGGACAGGGTGGGTCTGCCAAGGTTATTTACTTGTCTCTCTTGTGACCGTGACGGTGGTGTGCAGCCCCAGAGGCGGCGACGCCGGGGGAAAGGACCTGCACCTAAGATGGGCTGTCCTGCGGGCGCCTCTGGTTCTGCTGCCTCCTTGGCCTCACATTGTCACATGTGCCTCTTTTACTCCCAGGAGCCGCGACGGAGGCGCCGCAGCCCCCGTCCACCACGGAGAAACCTCCGTGCTCACAGCAGTGTACCCGCATCTTCCTGCCCGTGTGCGGCAGCGACGGCGTCACCTACAACAACATGTGCCTGCTGGAGATCGCCGACTGCGAAAACAAAGCTGCCGGCGGCCCGGGCGTTTCTGTCGCTTCGGAGGGCGCGTGTGGTGAGTGTCTGAGTGTAGAGGGGCGGGGTTCCTTgcagcagggcagggcagggcagggcacgagtaggaggaggcggcagggggGGTTAGCTTGGGTTGATTTTTCGTTTTTGTTGTGGAAGTGACGGCGGTGTGCGGCCTCTGTCACGGCGACGGCAGGGTGGAAGGACCTGCACCTAGGAGCTGGGCTATCCTGCGGGGACCCTGTTTCCGTTGCATCCTTGGCTGGAGGCCGCCGTCTTTGCCACTCATGTCCTAAAAGCAGCAGCGACACTCACAAGAGCCTCTTACACTCCCAGGAGCCGCAACGGAGGTCCCGCAGCCCCCAACTACTCAGGAGACATCTTCGTGCTCAAAGCAGTGTACCCGCATCTTCCTCCCCGTGTGCGGCAGCGACGGCGTCACCTACAACAACCTGTGCCTGCTGGAGATCGCCGACTGTGAGAGTAGAGCCGCTGGTGGTCCGAGCGTCATCGTCGCCTCAGAAGGGGCGTGTGGTGAGTTATATCTGGTTTTAACTTGCTTAAACGTTTCCCCTTCATTACAGCCTTGGCAGCCGTGATTAGATTAAGGCAAGGTTGGGTTAAAGCAGCTGCTGCCACGAGACGACAAGAGGAGCGGCGAGAAGGatgaggtggcggaggtggttgtGGCGGCTGTGTTTCATAACATCAATCTGAGTCGGCAGCACTTTGACCAACGGAGATTTACgacaattttttttctatctttcacgCGTGAGGCTTCAGAACGGGAGTTTGGGACGTGCAGGTGACGGGGTGCGGTGTTTCGGGGGGGAACAGAACAAGTCCCAAGAGGTTGCTTACACAGGGCTAGTACGATGCCGAGGTTCAGCTACCCGGGGCCTGAACAAACCCGGCTAAGAAGTGACCCAGACCCGTGCGGGGCCGGGGAATGTGTCGCCTGCCCGCCCGTTTGCCACACCCAGACGCCCTCCGACACAAATATTTTCTATCTTCAGGAGCCGCGACGGAGAAGCCGCCCTCGTGCTCGCAGCAGTGTACCCGCATCCTCTTCCCCGTGTGCGGCAGCGACGGCGTCACCTACAACAACATGTGTCTGCTGGAGATTGCCGACTGTGAGAGCAGAGCCGCTGGTGGTCCGAGTGTCATTGTCGTTTCGGAGGGCGCGTGTGGTGAGTGTCTGACTCTTCCCTtaggggggcgggggcggaaacCCGGGGATGAGGAGGCAGCGGCCGTGACTGtgtgaggaggggaggcaggaaggggacaGCGCGTTAGTCGTTCtgaaggggtggggggtgggggtgatgggcgTGCGACTGACAAAGGGGGTTGAGGGGAGGTAATGGAAGGTTGTCAGTCaggaacgtacacacacacacacacacacacacacacacacacacacacacacacacacacacactgtcgccTCGATGCACGTTAGGTCTGTGTAACTTTCACACTCTACTCAAAACTCATAAAAGTCATAAAAAAGTACTGCCACACGAGTCTAAAATACCCTTAAAAACTAGTGTTGCTGGTcgacatgcatgtgtgtgtgtgtgtgtgtgtgtgtgtgtccatacatCCTCGTTTTCTATCTCATGCAATGACCATAACGATGACCGCTGTTCAGGAGCCGCGACGGAGGCACCGCAGCCCCCGTCCACCACGGAGAAAGCAACGTGCTCACAGCAGTGCACCCGCATCTTCCTGCCCGTGTGCGGCAGTGACGGCGTCACCTACAACAACCCGTGCCTGCTGGAGATCGCCGACTGTGAGAACAAAGCTGCCGGCGGCCCGGGCGTCTCCGTCACCGCGGAGGGAGCGTGTGGTGAGTGTCTTGTGTGTTCCCTTGGCGGGCAGATCTTTCGACCCTGAGTTTCTTTTTGTCCCTCCTCGAGTGCCTTCCCTGAGCCCTTCGAGTGTCTGTGACTGTATGCAGGCGACGTGCATCCAGTCGAGTTCATACAGCGTGCATACAGTTCGAGTGTCCGTGAGTGTATGGCTAACAACGTGTGGGGCGCCTCACAACGCCTCCTGACTGTTCGTTCTCCTACAGACCAGGCGGGCGGCGAGGACAACACTGTGGCGGGCAGCGGTGGGGACACCACGCAGGTGGGCGCGACGACCCCGTGCTCGCAGCAGTGTACCCGCATCTTCCTGCCCGTGTGCGGCAGCGACGGCGTCACCTACAACAACCTGTGCCTGCTGGAGATCGCAGACTGCGAGAACAAAGCCGCGGGCGGTGCGGGCGTGACCGTTGCCGCAGAGGGCGCGTGTGGTGAGTGTCTGAGTAAATAGCGGCGTGTCTCCTGGCAGCAAGGCAGGGCAGGACACGAGGGGAGGGGTGCGGCGGCAGGGGGGGTTAGCCTAGATTATTTACTTGTCTTTGTTGTGACCGTGACGGCGGTGCGATGCCGGGGGGGAAGGACCTGCAcctaaggcccctttcacacgagcggtttctgccgctgcggcacgtgccggacggtttagctttacattgactcCTATGGGTGCGTTCACATGAAGCCGGAGCGGCAGGACTGCCGCTCCGGCAGTCGCACCCTGCCGgactgccagcaagaccgcagcGGTAGAAATGCCGCACAGCGGTTTCGGTGGTCAAGTGTTGCTATGGGCGCGTTCACACATGCGGTGTTTGCCGCGTGCggcgagggatagttgtctgtcaacactgggaggaagggcacgcgaccactttgtctgcatcattggaaaagctggtatgcactatattttccatcttatgaactttcatttaatgtatattgaaaatgtaagtgtcttacatattaattctgtacacctctgtacaacaaacatctgcagttaaatttcagggttatgactaattaaaaattatcatgacacggagctgctgatctCCGAGATTAAAAGACGGCCTTGCTTGTGGGATCCCTCAAGAGAAGATTACAAATATAACTGAAGGAGATACTGAAGCGGATGCGGCAGACACCGCACTTGACCGTAGATGTCCAGGTGCCATGCGGCTGCCGCTCGCCGGAGCGGTAGAAACCACTCGTGTGAAAGGAGCCTAAGATCTGGGCTGTCCTGCGGGTGCCTCTGGTTCTGCTGCTTCCTTGGCCTCACATTGTCACATGTGCCTCTTTTACCCCCAGGAGCCGCGACGGAGGCGCCGCAGCCCCAGTCCACCACGGAGAAACCCACGTGCTCACAGCAGTGTACCCGTATCTTCCTGCCCGTGTGCGGCAGTGACGGCGTCACATACAACAACCTGTGCCTGCTGAAGATCGTCGACTGCGAAAACAAAGCTGCCGGCGGCCCGGGCGTCTCCGTCACCGCGGAGGGCGCGTGTGGTGAGTGTCTTGTGTGTTCCCTTGGCGGGAAGATCTTTCAACCCTGAgtttctttctgtccctcctcGAGGGCCTTCCCTGAGCCCTTCGAGTGTCGTGACTGTATGCAGGCGACGGGTAGGGACATCTTGCAGCCCGACACCTGCGCCATAGACATGCGGGGCACCTCACAACGCTTCCTGACTTTTTGTGCTCCCATAGACCAGGCGGGCGGCGAGGACAACACTGTGGCGGGCAGCGGCGGGGACACCACGCAGGTGGGCGCGACGACCCCGTGCTCGCAGCAGTGTACCCGCATCTTCCTGCCCGTGTGCGGCAGCGACGGCGTCACCTACAACAACCTGTGCCTGCTGGAGATCGCCGACTGCGAGAACAAAGCCGCGGGCGGTGCGGGCGTGACCGTCGCCGCGGAGGGCGCGTGTGGTGAGTGTCTGAGTAAAAAGGGGCGGGGCTCATGGCAGCAaggcagggtagggcagggcatgAGGGGAGGGGTGTGGCGGCAGGGGGGGGTCAACCAAGATTATTTACTTGTCTCTGTTGTGACCGTGACGGCGGTGTGCAACCTCCGCGGCGGCGACGCCGGGGGGAAGGATCTGCAACTAAGATGGGCTGTCCTGCGGGTGCTTCCTTGGCCTCACATTGTCACATGGGCCTCTTTTACTCCCAGGAGCCGCGACGGAGGCGCCGCAGCCCCCGTCCACCACGGAGAAACCCCCGTGCTCACAGCAGTGCACCCGCATCTTCCTGCCCGTGTGCGGCAGTGACGGCGTCACCTACAACAACCTGTGCCTACTGGAGATCGCCGACTGCGAGAACAAAGTTGCCGGCGGCCCGGGCGTTTCTGTCGCTTCTGAGGGCGCGTGTGGTGAGTGTTTGGGTCTCGATCGGAGGAATCAACCTACGGCTGAGCAGGGGATGGTGCAGGGGGGCGGGGTGAGGCAAGACAGGAAAGGATAGAGTGGTGGTGAGTGAAAAGATCTTTACATCAGGGAGCATTGTCTGACCGGGTTGCCGCCCTGTTTGTGGTGGGGGAATCTGCCTgaagagggacaactccgaacaacaaacccgggcaggggGTGTTCTTCAGGGCGGGGACTTGTAGTGCTGTGGGGGACGCGGTGCAGAGGGCAGCACGGGTAAGCTTGTGTCTGGCGGGGTCGTGACGGCTTAGTTCAGAACCTCTATGAGCGGTAGAGGACCGCGGTGGAAGAAACCTTCAAGGCCCGGCTGGTGCTCCGTGCCGCCTTTCTGACCACACATTGCTGCCTCAGTCACTCTCCGGTAGCGGCAGGACACTGTCACAATGGCCCTCTTCCACCCCCAGGAGCCACGACGGAGGCGCCGCAGCCCCCGTCCACCACGGAGAAACCCCCGTGCTCACAGCAGTGCACCCGCATCTTCCTCCCCGTGTGCGGCAGCGACGGCGTCACCTACAACAACCTGTGCCTCCTGAAGGTGGCAGACTGCAAGCGCAGAGCCGCGGGAGGCAAGGGCATCTCTGCTGTGTCTGAGGGCGCGTGTGGTGAGTGTTGTCGAGGGGCCGCGGCCTCCAGTACGTGTGTGAACACTGTCGCTTTGCTCGCACTGTCGACCAAAGAGCCGCCTTGACGCTTTGACGCCTTGACGCCTGACGCTGCCGGGACCACACTGACTTGCCTCTGCCTCCCGCAGGCCGTGAAGAGCCTGCCGCCCCGCAGAGCTCCGAAGAAGTGTTCAGCTCCTGCAGGCGGATGTGCACGCGCCACGCGGCGCCCGTGTGCGGCTCTGACGACGTCACGTACGAGAACGAATGTCTTTTGGAGGACGCCAGCTGCCGCTCCAGGAGGGACACTGGGCGGTGGATCTTCCTGCGTTACACTGGCCCGTGCGGTGcgtgtccccctcccccctttcaatTCTTGAATGACCCTGGCTACCCTGCCGCCTCCGCCCTGCCACACTCTGTCAAGCTGCCTCCTGCCCCACCCGCCCACCACGACCTCCTAACCCTTGCATCTTCCCACAGACTCATCGTTCGACATCAAGGGCAGCGGCTGCCGCGATAACTGCCAGGAGGAGTACGAGCCCGTCTGCGGCTCCGACGGCCGGACGTACGACAACGAGTGTTTCCTGGACGCGTCCAACTGCGGGCGGTGGGCGCGGAATGAGCAGGGCGTGTACCTAGTGGACGAGGGCCCCTGCGGTGAGCCTTGAGCCGGGCCGAGCGCCTGCTATGCCTCGGTGCTGCCCGGCGCGGCCACCAAGCAATTCTCTCTCCACTTGAAAAACCTAAATACATTCCTGCCACCAACCCTCCGCTGCCTTTCCCTGTCCATTCCCTCTGCCGCTCGCCTCAAACTCTGTCTCTTGAGCCTCTCAGgcactcccttcactcctccgGTAATGTATATATGGCCCTTGCTGACGTCGTCTGCACGcctaactgtgtctgtctgtatatatattaGCTTTGTCATCTGTCCCTGCCtgcctttgtctgtttgtctgtctgtgtcttttttgGCTTTTGTCTTGTCCCTTGCTTCCTGTCACTCGGTTTTAGTGTCACAATTTATTTTGAGCTTGATGGCGGCGCCGGAGGTGCTGTCGCTCtaatgttttgtgtttgtgtcgcTTCCAATCAGTGTCGTGACGCGTCTGTGCAATAACACTTTGTAACACTTTTTGTACTAGTCCGCTCGTCCGCatgcctctacctctctctcccttccagagGGCGACGCACGCACGTCACAGGAGGTGAGGCCTTCCTTCAACATGGCTCTTTCCTCCCCACACTCCTCGCCCCAAGAAGCATCCCCATCCAcccactcctccccctcatctccccaaCAGTCCTCCTCTTCAGTTGACTCCCCCCAGCTGGCCCCCCCGTCGTCCGGCTCACCCCCCTCGGCCCCCGTGTGCTCTGAGGCCTGCACGCGCGAGTTCCGGCCGGTGTGTGGCTCGGACGGGCTCACCTACAACAACCCATGCGCCCTCGAGGTGGCAAACTGCAAGAGCCGCGCGCGAGGAGGCCTGACCGTGGAGACGAAGTTTGAAGGCCCTTGTGGTGAGTGGTTGTAATTAATTTAAtctaattttattttattctattctattattttgtttttgttttactgttcgtttttttattattctacttattcatttctttatattaatatttttatcattttcttatttctgtattcttacttctcctcctcctcctcctcttcttggggtcaccatcagcagtggcTTGAAACACGCAAAGCAATGTAAAAAAGCATAAAACAAAGCCAACAATATCCTCGGGTTTACGGCGAGGAATTTCGAGTGTAAGATGCCGCAAGTAATGCTATTTTTACATAACTCAATGGTAAGGCCTCACCTctagtatgcagtgcagttctggtcccctaattacaggacGGACATTGAATTATTAGAGAAAGTTCAGCGACGAGCTAAGAaaatgattccacccttgagggccctgccgtatgaagaatgacttaagcgactcaacctcttctcGTTgtaaaagagacgcttacgaggggatatgattcaggtcttcaagtacgtTAAGAATTttagtaacgtcgatcactccaagttTTTTTGAGCTACGAACCAACTCAAGAAATAGAAACAATGACTTTTCCATACAAGCGAggcgatgcaatacagacattggtaggagtttcttctctaatCGAGCCATACGCCATTGGGACAATcttcctgctgaagtagtaagtccAGAAATCATCAACTCCTTAAAAAATCGCATTGACCATTACGTCGTGACAGCAGGAGTAAACTTAACGTACGCACCGAAGTGCTTTGATCTGGTCTGCATGCACCAAGTAACTGTCAGGCAGGTCACGGCACTAGAGCGGACAACaaaacgaaggagacagctcaagggcacaaaaaaaaggaaacaataataaaaaaaaaaatgcccgctactcaaaacaacctcgtaatgagccaatatgcTTCATGTCGGCTACTTttttatgtttccatgtttcctccttttcctcctcctcctcctcctcctcctcctcctcctctttcatcatcatctccaggGTAATGTTCACCTCTTTTTTTGAGATACACACAACACCTCGCCTCCCCCGGGTCTGGCGCAacacacaccaccaacacacacgccgtcatgtaaacaaacaaacaacacaacgcaacacagcaGCTTGCCAAGTGGGGCGTTAATACGTTTTTCATATAG includes:
- the LOC127005078 gene encoding agrin-like isoform X2 yields the protein MKGEQRALAVGVAVVCLLTSPAWGGLTHFSHRAERSIAGPETNTVNGGVGGGGPTGGGGGGGADPCPEFCPFDYTPVCGSDGVTYTNPCTLSLATCRDGSSLTAAYMGVCDVITPAFAAAAVPPSAGAGAGEGGSAGGGAGVTCREECHLILLPVCGSDGVTYPNKCQLELASCLQGGGLTVVSEGECAKEESLSQSLGGESGQGALTPPLGGVELSGPDPATPSCSQQCTRIFLPVCGSDGVTYNNLCLLQIVDCENKAAGGPGVSVTAEGACDKAAGVDALQVGPTTSCSQQCTRIFLPVCGSDGVTYNNLCLLEIANCENKAAGGAGVTVAAEGACGAATEAPQPPSTTEKPPCSQQCTRIFLPVCGSDGVTYNNMCLLEIADCENKAAGGPGVSVASEGACGAATEVPQPPTTQETSSCSKQCTRIFLPVCGSDGVTYNNLCLLEIADCESRAAGGPSVIVASEGACGAATEKPPSCSQQCTRILFPVCGSDGVTYNNMCLLEIADCESRAAGGPSVIVVSEGACGAATEAPQPPSTTEKATCSQQCTRIFLPVCGSDGVTYNNPCLLEIADCENKAAGGPGVSVTAEGACDQAGGEDNTVAGSGGDTTQVGATTPCSQQCTRIFLPVCGSDGVTYNNLCLLEIADCENKAAGGAGVTVAAEGACGAATEAPQPQSTTEKPTCSQQCTRIFLPVCGSDGVTYNNLCLLKIVDCENKAAGGPGVSVTAEGACDQAGGEDNTVAGSGGDTTQVGATTPCSQQCTRIFLPVCGSDGVTYNNLCLLEIADCENKAAGGAGVTVAAEGACGATTEAPQPPSTTEKPPCSQQCTRIFLPVCGSDGVTYNNLCLLKVADCKRRAAGGKGISAVSEGACGREEPAAPQSSEEVFSSCRRMCTRHAAPVCGSDDVTYENECLLEDASCRSRRDTGRWIFLRYTGPCDSSFDIKGSGCRDNCQEEYEPVCGSDGRTYDNECFLDASNCGRWARNEQGVYLVDEGPCEGDARTSQEVRPSFNMALSSPHSSPQEASPSTHSSPSSPQQSSSSVDSPQLAPPSSGSPPSAPVCSEACTREFRPVCGSDGLTYNNPCALEVANCKSRARGGLTVETKFEGPCVAALPKGPVCEASCDRRFRPVCGSDGETYSNQCLLEYADCQNPFFTIEAVHEGPCQRLPPAPAGPSASLPFLPPPLPQPEPGHSRESSSSEEDLTYSAYILAV
- the LOC127005078 gene encoding agrin-like isoform X10, with product MKGEQRALAVGVAVVCLLTSPAWGGLTHFSHRAERSIAGPETNTVNGGVGGGGPTGGGGGGGADPCPEFCPFDYTPVCGSDGVTYTNPCTLSLATCRDGSSLTAAYMGVCDVITPAFAAAAVPPSAGAGAGEGGSAGGGAGVTCREECHLILLPVCGSDGVTYPNKCQLELASCLQGGGLTVVSEGECAKEESLSQSLGGESGQGALTPPLGGVELSGPDPATPSCSQQCTRIFLPVCGSDGVTYNNLCLLQIVDCENKAAGGPGVSVTAEGACDKAAGVDALQVGPTTSCSQQCTRIFLPVCGSDGVTYNNLCLLEIANCENKAAGGAGVTVAAEGACGAATEAPQPPSTTEKPPCSQQCTRIFLPVCGSDGVTYNNMCLLEIADCENKAAGGPGVSVASEGACGAATEVPQPPTTQETSSCSKQCTRIFLPVCGSDGVTYNNLCLLEIADCESRAAGGPSVIVASEGACGAATEKPPSCSQQCTRILFPVCGSDGVTYNNMCLLEIADCESRAAGGPSVIVVSEGACGAATEAPQPQSTTEKPTCSQQCTRIFLPVCGSDGVTYNNLCLLKIVDCENKAAGGPGVSVTAEGACDQAGGEDNTVAGSGGDTTQVGATTPCSQQCTRIFLPVCGSDGVTYNNLCLLEIADCENKAAGGAGVTVAAEGACGAATEAPQPPSTTEKPPCSQQCTRIFLPVCGSDGVTYNNLCLLEIADCENKVAGGPGVSVASEGACGATTEAPQPPSTTEKPPCSQQCTRIFLPVCGSDGVTYNNLCLLKVADCKRRAAGGKGISAVSEGACGREEPAAPQSSEEVFSSCRRMCTRHAAPVCGSDDVTYENECLLEDASCRSRRDTGRWIFLRYTGPCDSSFDIKGSGCRDNCQEEYEPVCGSDGRTYDNECFLDASNCGRWARNEQGVYLVDEGPCEGDARTSQEVRPSFNMALSSPHSSPQEASPSTHSSPSSPQQSSSSVDSPQLAPPSSGSPPSAPVCSEACTREFRPVCGSDGLTYNNPCALEVANCKSRARGGLTVETKFEGPCVAALPKGPVCEASCDRRFRPVCGSDGETYSNQCLLEYADCQNPFFTIEAVHEGPCQRLPPAPAGPSASLPFLPPPLPQPEPGHSRESSSSEEDLTYSAYILAV
- the LOC127005078 gene encoding agrin-like isoform X4, which translates into the protein MKGEQRALAVGVAVVCLLTSPAWGGLTHFSHRAERSIAGPETNTVNGGVGGGGPTGGGGGGGADPCPEFCPFDYTPVCGSDGVTYTNPCTLSLATCRDGSSLTAAYMGVCDVITPAFAAAAVPPSAGAGAGEGGSAGGGAGVTCREECHLILLPVCGSDGVTYPNKCQLELASCLQGGGLTVVSEGECAKEESLSQSLGGESGQGALTPPLGGVELSGPDPATPSCSQQCTRIFLPVCGSDGVTYNNLCLLQIVDCENKAAGGPGVSVTAEGACDKAAGVDALQVGPTTSCSQQCTRIFLPVCGSDGVTYNNLCLLEIANCENKAAGGAGVTVAAEGACGAATEAPQPPSTTEKPPCSQQCTRIFLPVCGSDGVTYNNMCLLEIADCENKAAGGPGVSVASEGACGAATEVPQPPTTQETSSCSKQCTRIFLPVCGSDGVTYNNLCLLEIADCESRAAGGPSVIVASEGACGAATEKPPSCSQQCTRILFPVCGSDGVTYNNMCLLEIADCESRAAGGPSVIVVSEGACGAATEAPQPPSTTEKATCSQQCTRIFLPVCGSDGVTYNNPCLLEIADCENKAAGGPGVSVTAEGACDQAGGEDNTVAGSGGDTTQVGATTPCSQQCTRIFLPVCGSDGVTYNNLCLLEIADCENKAAGGAGVTVAAEGACGAATEAPQPQSTTEKPTCSQQCTRIFLPVCGSDGVTYNNLCLLKIVDCENKAAGGPGVSVTAEGACDQAGGEDNTVAGSGGDTTQVGATTPCSQQCTRIFLPVCGSDGVTYNNLCLLEIADCENKAAGGAGVTVAAEGACGAATEAPQPPSTTEKPPCSQQCTRIFLPVCGSDGVTYNNLCLLEIADCENKVAGGPGVSVASEGACGATTEAPQPPSTTEKPPCSQQCTRIFLPVCGSDGVTYNNLCLLKVADCKRRAAGGKGISAVSEGACDSSFDIKGSGCRDNCQEEYEPVCGSDGRTYDNECFLDASNCGRWARNEQGVYLVDEGPCEGDARTSQEVRPSFNMALSSPHSSPQEASPSTHSSPSSPQQSSSSVDSPQLAPPSSGSPPSAPVCSEACTREFRPVCGSDGLTYNNPCALEVANCKSRARGGLTVETKFEGPCVAALPKGPVCEASCDRRFRPVCGSDGETYSNQCLLEYADCQNPFFTIEAVHEGPCQRLPPAPAGPSASLPFLPPPLPQPEPGHSRESSSSEEDLTYSAYILAV
- the LOC127005078 gene encoding agrin-like isoform X12, with the protein product MKGEQRALAVGVAVVCLLTSPAWGGLTHFSHRAERSIAGPETNTVNGGVGGGGPTGGGGGGGADPCPEFCPFDYTPVCGSDGVTYTNPCTLSLATCRDGSSLTAAYMGVCDVITPAFAAAAVPPSAGAGAGEGGSAGGGAGVTCREECHLILLPVCGSDGVTYPNKCQLELASCLQGGGLTVVSEGECAKEESLSQSLGGESGQGALTPPLGGVELSGPDPATPSCSQQCTRIFLPVCGSDGVTYNNLCLLQIVDCENKAAGGPGVSVTAEGACDKAAGVDALQVGPTTSCSQQCTRIFLPVCGSDGVTYNNLCLLEIANCENKAAGGAGVTVAAEGACGAATEAPQPPSTTEKATCSQQCTRIFLPVCGSDGVTYNNPCLLEIADCENKAAGGPGVSVTAEGACDQAGGEDNTVAGSGGDTTQVGATTPCSQQCTRIFLPVCGSDGVTYNNLCLLEIADCENKAAGGAGVTVAAEGACGAATEAPQPQSTTEKPTCSQQCTRIFLPVCGSDGVTYNNLCLLKIVDCENKAAGGPGVSVTAEGACDQAGGEDNTVAGSGGDTTQVGATTPCSQQCTRIFLPVCGSDGVTYNNLCLLEIADCENKAAGGAGVTVAAEGACGAATEAPQPPSTTEKPPCSQQCTRIFLPVCGSDGVTYNNLCLLEIADCENKVAGGPGVSVASEGACGATTEAPQPPSTTEKPPCSQQCTRIFLPVCGSDGVTYNNLCLLKVADCKRRAAGGKGISAVSEGACGREEPAAPQSSEEVFSSCRRMCTRHAAPVCGSDDVTYENECLLEDASCRSRRDTGRWIFLRYTGPCDSSFDIKGSGCRDNCQEEYEPVCGSDGRTYDNECFLDASNCGRWARNEQGVYLVDEGPCEGDARTSQEVRPSFNMALSSPHSSPQEASPSTHSSPSSPQQSSSSVDSPQLAPPSSGSPPSAPVCSEACTREFRPVCGSDGLTYNNPCALEVANCKSRARGGLTVETKFEGPCVAALPKGPVCEASCDRRFRPVCGSDGETYSNQCLLEYADCQNPFFTIEAVHEGPCQRLPPAPAGPSASLPFLPPPLPQPEPGHSRESSSSEEDLTYSAYILAV
- the LOC127005078 gene encoding agrin-like isoform X3 gives rise to the protein MKGEQRALAVGVAVVCLLTSPAWGGLTHFSHRAERSIAGPETNTVNGGVGGGGPTGGGGGGGADPCPEFCPFDYTPVCGSDGVTYTNPCTLSLATCRDGSSLTAAYMGVCDVITPAFAAAAVPPSAGAGAGEGGSAGGGAGVTCREECHLILLPVCGSDGVTYPNKCQLELASCLQGGGLTVVSEGECAKEESLSQSLGGESGQGALTPPLGGVELSGPDPATPSCSQQCTRIFLPVCGSDGVTYNNLCLLQIVDCENKAAGGPGVSVTAEGACDKAAGVDALQVGPTTSCSQQCTRIFLPVCGSDGVTYNNLCLLEIANCENKAAGGAGVTVAAEGACGAATEAPQPPSTTEKPPCSQQCTRIFLPVCGSDGVTYNNMCLLEIADCENKAAGGPGVSVASEGACGAATEVPQPPTTQETSSCSKQCTRIFLPVCGSDGVTYNNLCLLEIADCESRAAGGPSVIVASEGACGAATEKPPSCSQQCTRILFPVCGSDGVTYNNMCLLEIADCESRAAGGPSVIVVSEGACGAATEAPQPPSTTEKATCSQQCTRIFLPVCGSDGVTYNNPCLLEIADCENKAAGGPGVSVTAEGACDQAGGEDNTVAGSGGDTTQVGATTPCSQQCTRIFLPVCGSDGVTYNNLCLLEIADCENKAAGGAGVTVAAEGACGAATEAPQPQSTTEKPTCSQQCTRIFLPVCGSDGVTYNNLCLLKIVDCENKAAGGPGVSVTAEGACDQAGGEDNTVAGSGGDTTQVGATTPCSQQCTRIFLPVCGSDGVTYNNLCLLEIADCENKAAGGAGVTVAAEGACGAATEAPQPPSTTEKPPCSQQCTRIFLPVCGSDGVTYNNLCLLEIADCENKVAGGPGVSVASEGACGREEPAAPQSSEEVFSSCRRMCTRHAAPVCGSDDVTYENECLLEDASCRSRRDTGRWIFLRYTGPCDSSFDIKGSGCRDNCQEEYEPVCGSDGRTYDNECFLDASNCGRWARNEQGVYLVDEGPCEGDARTSQEVRPSFNMALSSPHSSPQEASPSTHSSPSSPQQSSSSVDSPQLAPPSSGSPPSAPVCSEACTREFRPVCGSDGLTYNNPCALEVANCKSRARGGLTVETKFEGPCVAALPKGPVCEASCDRRFRPVCGSDGETYSNQCLLEYADCQNPFFTIEAVHEGPCQRLPPAPAGPSASLPFLPPPLPQPEPGHSRESSSSEEDLTYSAYILAV